One Clavelina lepadiformis chromosome 1, kaClaLepa1.1, whole genome shotgun sequence genomic region harbors:
- the LOC143471467 gene encoding uncharacterized protein LOC143471467, with protein sequence MSALKFSDKESTSCKNIKSNIGCLMETKEKDKKKRFCCKICDKFFKKNSALNVHLRTHTGEQPYQCRICCKSFSQNSSMKTHMKVHTGERPYQCDVCCKPFSRNSNLQRHMEVHNGERPYQCDVCCKSFLKNIYLQRHMKVHTGERPYQCQVCCKSFSLNSNFQHHMKIHTGEQPYQCRICCKSFSQNRDLQSHMRVHTGERPYQCDVCCKSFSHNSSLISHIKVHIGERPHQCDVCCKSFSRNSHLQRHMTVHTGERPYQCDVCCKSFLLNSNLQRHMKTHTGERPYQCQICCKSFSRKSDLQRHMTVHTGERPYQCQVCCKSFSQNSALQRHMKVHNDE encoded by the coding sequence ATGTCAGCTTTgaagttttctgataaagaAAGCACAAgttgtaaaaacattaaaagcaaTATTGGATGTTTGATGGAAACCAaggaaaaagacaaaaaaaaacgtttttgctgcaaaatttgtgataaattttttaaaaagaattcaGCCTTGAATGTTCATTTAAGGactcacactggtgagcaGCCATATCAATGTcggatttgttgcaaatcattttcacaaaacagtagtatgaaaactcatatgaaagtccacactggagaacgtccttatcaatgtgatgtttgctgcaaaccATTTTCACGGAACAGTaatttgcagcgtcatatggAAGTACATAAtggagagcgtccttatcaatgcgatgtttgctgcaaatcatttttaaagAACATCtatttgcagcgtcatatgaaagtccacactggagagcgtccttaCCAATGTcaggtttgttgcaaatcattttcactgaACAGCAATTTTCAGCATCACATgaaaatccacactggtgagcagCCGTATCAATGTcggatttgttgcaaatcattttcacagaaCCGCGATTTGCAGTCtcatatgagagtccacactggagaacgtccttatcaatgcgatgtttgctgcaaatcattttcacacaACAGTAGTTTAATAAGTCATATAAAAGTCCATATCGGAGAGCGCCCtcatcaatgcgatgtttgctgcaaatcattttcacgaaacagccatttgcagcgtcatatgacagtccacactggagagcgtccttatcaatgcgatgtttgttgcaaatcatttttgctGAACAGCAATTTGCAGCGTCACATGAAaacccacactggagagcgtccttaCCAATGTcagatttgttgcaaatcattttcacggAAAAGCGATTTGCAACGTCATATGacagtccacactggagagcgtccttatcaatgtcaggtttgctgcaaatcattttcacagaaCAGCgctttgcagcgtcatatgaaagtccataaTGACGAGTAG
- the LOC143471436 gene encoding uncharacterized protein LOC143471436, with translation MECHPSGKHVKIILRRISDMILEDLKSIQQDGVKLEIAKIQENMEDMYLKLLAQSKRTESMNNAMPFEETLQPSAIQSESDTSICIQEVHSEKASVVAHLEAIEETSLSLQEIEIFPIETDATFTLMSNNVFPQLENKGNATFDDEVVDSKNLNKRKSHEEYSKLATKFPDKNITNRESNFGEVKCSTIVGIDKIKHFCCTVCDKSFTQKSNMKSHLKTHMSIQLYQCRVCCKSFSRNNTLKEHMRVHTGERPYQCKVCCKSFSRNSHLQLHMKVHTGERPYQCVVCCKSFSRNSDLKQHMKVHTGERPYQCKVCCKSFSQYNTLKQHMKVHTGERSYQCKICCKFFSQNNTLKQHMKIHTGERFYQCDVCLKSFLQNSHLQRHIKVHTGERPYQCDVCLKTFSLNSHLQRHIKVHTGERPYQCKICCKSFSRCSSLQSHMKIHTGERPYQCDVCCKSFSENSSLQRHMKVHTGDRPYQCKICCKSFSLNSSLQRHMKVHTGERPYQCKICCKSFSRNSTLKQHMNVHTGERPYQCKVCCKAFSQNGHLQCHMKVHTEECP, from the coding sequence ATGGAGTGTCATCCAAGTGGTAAGCATGTCAAGATTATTTTGAGAAGAATCAGTGATATGATTTTAGAAGATTTAAAATCTATACAACAAGATGGTGTGAAGTTGGAAATTGCcaaaatacaagaaaacatGGAAGACATGTATTTAAAGCTTCTTGCACAATCAAAGAGAACTGAAAgcatgaacaatgcaatgccatttgaagaaacattgcAACCATCAGCTATTCAGTCTGAGTCTGATACTAGCATTTGTATTCAGGAAGTTCATTCAGAGAAGGCATCAGTTGTAGCTCATCTTGAAGCTATTGAAGAAACATCTTTGTCACTGCAGGAGATTGAAATTTTTCCGATTGAGACAGATGCTACATTTACTCTCATGTCAAATAATGTTTTCCCTCAGTTAGAGAATAAAGGAAATGCAACATTCGATGATGAGGTTGTTGATTCTAAAAACTTGAATAAAAGAAAATCACATGAGGAATACAGCAAATTGGCTACGAAATTTCCtgataaaaacataacaaatcGTGAGAGCAATTTTGGAGAAGTTAAATGTTCAACAATTGTTGGAATTGACAAAATAAAGCATTTCTGTTGCACGGTTTGTGATAagtcttttacacaaaaatcaaacatgAAAAGTCATTTAAAGACTCACATGAGTATACAGTTGTATCAATGTcgagtttgttgcaaatcattttcacgaaacaaCACTTTAAAGGAAcatatgagagtccacactggagaacgtccttatcaatgcaaggtttgttgcaaatcattttcacgaaacagccatttgcagcttcatatgaaagtccatactggagagcgcccttatcaatgtgttgtttgttgcaaatcattttcacgaaacagcgatttgaagcaacatatgaaagttcacactggagagcgcccttatcaatgcaaggtttgttgcaaatctttTTCACAATACAAcactttgaagcaacatatgaaagtccacactggagagcgctcttatcaatgcaaaatttgttgcaaatttttttcacaaaataacactttgaagcaacatatgaaaatccacactggagagcgcttttatcaatgtgatgtttgtttgaaatcatttttgcaaaatagccatttgcagcgtcatataaaagttcacactggagagcgcccttatcaatgtgatgtttgtttgaaaacattttcgctaaacagccatttgcagcgtcatataaaagttcacactggagagcgcccttatcaatgcaaaatttgttgtaaatctTTTTCACGTTGCAGCAGTTTGCAAAGTCATATgaaaatccacactggtgagcgccCTTaccaatgcgatgtttgctgcaaatcgtTTTCAGAAAACAGcagtttgcagcgtcatatgaaagtccacactggagatcgcccttatcaatgcaagaTTTGCTGCAAATCGTTTTCACTAAACAGcagtttgcagcgtcatatgaaagtccacactggagagcgtccttatcaatgcaaaatttgttgcaaatcattttcacgaaacagcactttgaagcaacatatgaatgtccatactggagagcgcccttatcaatgcaaagtTTGCTGTAAAGCATTTTCACAAAACGGCCATTTGCAATGTCacatgaaagtccacactgaaGAGTGCccttaa
- the LOC143471405 gene encoding uncharacterized protein LOC143471405: MQNLEASCFETGHQITPILNSIVPQSENEANEFKGPVADSENLNEKIVHKYNDCNMSVLKLSDKEKTNCKNFKSNKSNISCLSATIDKDKENHFCCKVCDKSFKRKSNLNVHLRSHTGEQPYQCRICCKSFSQNISLQRHMNIHTDERPYQCDVCCKSFLQNSSLQRHVKVHTGERPYQCDVCCKSFSRNNSLRTHMKVHTGERPYQCGVCCKSFSIRSNLQRHMKVHTRERPYQCNVCCKSFSQNNYLQRHMRVHTGERPYQCEVCCKSFSQNSSLRSHMKVHTGERPYQCEVCCKSFSQNSSLRTHMKVHTGERPYQCDACCKSFSQNNYLQRHMKVHTGERSYQCDVCCKSFSQNISLQRHMNIHTDECPYQCDVCCKSFLQNSSLQRHVKVHTGERPYQCDVCCKSFSRNNSLRTHMKVHTGERPYQCGVCCKSFSIRSNLQRHMKVHTRERPYQCNVCCKSFSQNNYLQRHMRVHTGERPYQCEVCCKSFSQNSSLRSHMKVHTGERPYQCEVCCKSFSQNSSLRTHMKVHTGERPYQCDACCKSFSQNNYLQRHMKVHTGERPYKCDVCCKSFTQNSILKRHMKTHTGQGPYHCQVCFKSFAEKGSLQTHMKVHT, encoded by the coding sequence ATGCAGAATTTGGAGGCGTCTTGCTTTGAGACTGGTCACCAAATTACTCCAATATTGAATAGTATTGTTCCTCAGTCGGAGAATGAAGCAAATGAATTCAAAGGCCCCGTTGCTGATTCTGAAAACTTAAATGAAAAGATTGTACACAAATATAACGATTGCAACATGTCAGTTTTGAAGTTATCTGATAAAGAAAAGAcaaattgtaaaaactttaaaagcaataaaagtaATATTAGTTGTTTATCGGCAACTATAGATAAAGACAAAGAAAACCATTTTTGCTGcaaagtttgtgataaatcatttaaaagaaaatcaaactTGAACGTTCATTTGAGAAGTCACACTGGGGAGCAGCCATATCAATGTcggatttgttgcaaatcattttcacaaaacatcagtttgcagcgtcatatgaatATCCACACTGatgagcgcccttatcaatgcgatgtttgctgcaaatcatttttacaaaatagcaGTTTGCAGCGTCAcgtgaaagtccacactggtgagcgtccttatcaatgcgatgtttgttgcaaatcattttcacgaaacaaCAGTTTGAGAACTCacatgaaagtccacactggagagcgcccttatcaatgcggtgtttgttgcaaatcattttcaatacGCAGcaatttgcagcgtcatatgaaagtccacactagagagcgcccttatcaatgcaatgtttgttgcaaatcattttcacaaaacaactaTTTGCAGCGTCACatgagagtccacactggagagcgcccttatcaatgcgaagtttgttgcaaatcattttcacaaaacagcagtttgagaagtcatatgaaagtccacactggagagcgcccttatcaatgcgaagtttgttgcaaatcattttcacaaaacagcagtTTGAGaactcatatgaaagtccacactggagagcgcccttatcaatgcgatgcttgttgcaaatcattttcacaaaacaactaTTTACAGCGTCacatgaaagtccacactggagagcgttcttatcaatgcgatgtttgttgcaaatcattttcacaaaacatcagtttgcagcgtcatatgaatATCCACACTGATGAgtgcccttatcaatgcgatgtttgctgcaaatcatttttacaaaatagcaGTTTGCAGCGTCAcgtgaaagtccacactggtgagcgtccttatcaatgcgatgtttgttgcaaatcattttcacgaaacaaCAGTTTGAGAACTCacatgaaagtccacactggagagcgcccttatcaatgcggtgtttgttgcaaatcattttcaatacGCAGcaatttgcagcgtcatatgaaagtccacactagagagcgcccttatcaatgcaatgtttgttgcaaatcattttcacaaaacaactaTTTGCAGCGTCACatgagagtccacactggagagcgcccttatcaatgcgaagtttgttgcaaatcattttcacaaaacagcagtttgagaagtcatatgaaagtccacactggagagcgcccttatcaatgcgaagtttgttgcaaatcattttcacaaaacagcagtTTGAGaactcatatgaaagtccacactggagagcgcccttatcaatgcgatgcttgttgcaaatcattttcacaaaacaactaTTTACAGCGTCacatgaaagtccacactggagagcgtccttataaatgcgatgtttgttgcaaatcatttacACAAAACAGCATTTTGAAGCGTCATATGAAAACCCACACTGGGCAAGGTccttatcattgtcaagtCTGTTTCAAATCTTTTGCAGAAAAAGGCAGTTTACAAACTCATATGAAAGTTCACACTTaa